From the Nitratidesulfovibrio sp. genome, one window contains:
- a CDS encoding transcription antitermination factor NusB: MSTRRPQPHRKSAHLPPARAAALAALDNVLRKGQEVQAALDGVLASPAPVADAHAPAADSATTTPARGTRAARFSPASPDGTALRHPQISRQDATLATELVYGYLRSEIRISWLLRRFLKTPEKLPAEALLTLGVAAHEILHLDRIPDYAAVDWAVTHISQRFGSGLGKLANAVLRNVARLGDNARNAEMYRAELPDPRDFLSVYHAAPRWLVDLWCDAYGMDRAASLLAASSQAPAPAVRVNAVRPGWQELRDQLVSDHGGAVCGHAGVVFPVGGFPAEVAALERQGLLSRQGAASQEVLEALRPDIWEGPVWDACCGRGGKALALLERGVDVRLCSDPNAGRLRGLRADAERLGLAVPAVVRASATQPPSALYAPDMTNPRGATHPLGRADTEHSAGSPAVPGTFRTILIDAPCSGLGTLSRRPDIKLRRVPADLDVLAALQGRILDAALATLPPGGRLVYITCTLNPAENEAQIERLLSTAGAPGAAPLTVEVQHSTPADTPAREFFYGVVLRKG; this comes from the coding sequence ATGAGCACCCGACGCCCCCAGCCACACCGCAAGAGCGCGCACCTGCCCCCAGCCCGTGCCGCCGCCCTTGCCGCATTGGACAACGTGTTGCGCAAAGGGCAGGAGGTGCAGGCGGCACTGGATGGAGTGCTTGCCAGTCCCGCGCCTGTCGCTGATGCGCACGCACCCGCAGCAGACAGTGCCACCACCACGCCCGCACGCGGCACTCGTGCGGCTAGGTTTTCCCCTGCATCGCCCGACGGCACCGCATTGCGGCACCCTCAAATTTCGCGCCAGGACGCCACCCTGGCCACGGAACTCGTTTACGGCTATCTGCGGTCGGAAATTCGCATTTCGTGGCTTCTGCGGCGCTTCCTGAAGACCCCGGAGAAGCTTCCGGCAGAGGCATTGCTGACCCTTGGCGTGGCCGCGCATGAAATCCTGCATCTGGACCGCATCCCCGACTACGCCGCGGTGGACTGGGCCGTCACCCACATCAGCCAGCGCTTCGGCTCCGGCCTCGGCAAACTTGCCAACGCGGTGCTGCGCAACGTGGCCCGGCTGGGTGACAATGCCCGCAACGCGGAAATGTACCGCGCCGAACTGCCCGACCCGCGCGACTTTCTTTCCGTGTACCATGCCGCGCCGCGCTGGCTGGTGGACCTGTGGTGCGATGCGTACGGCATGGACCGTGCCGCAAGCCTGCTGGCGGCCAGTTCGCAAGCTCCGGCCCCGGCGGTGCGCGTCAACGCCGTCCGCCCCGGCTGGCAGGAGCTGCGCGACCAGTTGGTTTCCGATCACGGCGGCGCGGTTTGCGGCCATGCCGGGGTGGTCTTTCCGGTGGGCGGCTTTCCGGCAGAGGTGGCCGCGCTGGAGCGCCAGGGGCTGCTGTCGCGCCAGGGAGCCGCATCGCAGGAAGTGCTGGAAGCCCTGCGCCCGGACATCTGGGAAGGCCCGGTGTGGGATGCCTGCTGCGGACGCGGTGGCAAGGCGCTGGCCCTGCTGGAGCGCGGCGTGGACGTGCGCCTGTGCAGCGACCCCAATGCGGGCCGCCTGCGTGGTCTGCGCGCCGATGCCGAACGGCTGGGCCTTGCGGTGCCCGCCGTGGTCCGCGCCTCCGCAACGCAGCCCCCGAGTGCACTGTACGCGCCCGACATGACGAACCCGAGGGGCGCGACGCATCCGCTTGGCAGGGCAGACACGGAACACAGCGCGGGTTCGCCTGCTGTTCCGGGCACCTTCCGGACCATCCTCATCGATGCGCCCTGTTCCGGCCTCGGCACCCTGTCGCGACGTCCGGACATCAAGCTGCGCCGCGTCCCTGCCGATCTCGATGTACTTGCCGCATTGCAGGGCCGGATACTTGATGCCGCCCTGGCCACCCTGCCCCCCGGCGGACGCCTGGTGTACATTACCTGCACCCTGAACCCGGCGGAGAACGAGGCCCAGATCGAACGGCTGCTGTCCACCGCCGGTGCCCCCGGGGCCGCCCCCCTCACCGTTGAAGTCCAGCACAGCACACCCGCCGACACCCCGGCCCGGGAATT
- a CDS encoding DUF116 domain-containing protein yields the protein MSIPIRKNPDSLPREDYHGARKRLFIGLISLTSAALCLVLLVGWIIPYIGLGNIHPLVPDITGALLVACIALIVWATLGLVLHIYTGRPWFGSQRVRGVAVKLFLPLMELLGRLFGISREEVRHSFIKVNNELVRGETGSFAPSDVLILLPHCLQSSNCAVRLTYGVDHCKRCGQCPIEQLLALRDRYGVKLAIATGGTIARRIVVKERPRLIIAVACERDLASGIQDTHPIPVYGVLNERPNGPCLDTLVSLTNVEKALRHFLNVLPLDCADKADAPAAVPGTVAVATFGHRPVESAAEGNAGCEREDEGDAPEAPPAASTPAPAPTTPPESQ from the coding sequence ATGTCCATACCCATCCGCAAGAACCCGGATTCCCTCCCGCGAGAGGACTACCACGGCGCCCGCAAGCGGCTGTTCATCGGGCTCATCAGCCTGACTTCCGCTGCCCTGTGCCTGGTGCTGCTGGTGGGGTGGATCATCCCGTACATCGGACTCGGCAATATCCATCCCTTGGTGCCGGACATCACCGGCGCGCTGCTGGTGGCGTGCATCGCGCTCATCGTGTGGGCCACGCTGGGCCTTGTGCTGCACATCTACACCGGGCGGCCGTGGTTCGGCTCGCAGCGGGTACGCGGCGTGGCGGTAAAGCTGTTCCTGCCGCTCATGGAACTGCTGGGGCGGCTGTTCGGCATCTCGCGCGAAGAGGTGCGCCACTCGTTCATCAAGGTCAACAACGAGCTGGTGCGCGGCGAAACGGGCAGCTTCGCCCCGTCCGACGTGCTGATCCTGCTGCCGCACTGCCTGCAATCCAGCAACTGCGCGGTGCGCCTGACCTACGGCGTGGACCACTGCAAGCGCTGCGGCCAGTGCCCCATAGAGCAACTGCTGGCCCTGCGCGACCGCTACGGCGTCAAGCTGGCCATTGCCACCGGCGGCACCATTGCCCGGCGCATCGTGGTCAAGGAGCGACCCCGGCTGATCATTGCCGTGGCCTGCGAGCGCGACCTTGCCAGCGGCATACAGGACACCCACCCCATTCCCGTGTACGGCGTGCTCAACGAGCGGCCCAACGGCCCCTGTCTGGATACCCTGGTTAGCCTGACCAACGTGGAAAAGGCCTTGCGCCATTTCCTGAACGTGCTGCCGCTGGATTGCGCGGACAAGGCAGACGCCCCTGCCGCCGTGCCCGGCACCGTTGCCGTGGCCACCTTTGGCCACCGCCCGGTCGAGAGCGCAGCTGAGGGAAATGCTGGCTGTGAACGAGAAGACGAGGGCGATGCCCCGGAAGCCCCACCCGCAGCCTCCACCCCTGCCCCCGCGCCAACCACACCCCCGGAATCGCAATGA
- the fmt gene encoding methionyl-tRNA formyltransferase, with amino-acid sequence MTGQHAGQDGMQDGNGTTEAGQVATPPDAPRAPLRVVFMGTPGFAAVILRHLLEWDGCEVIAAYTQPDRPCGRGQQCRPPEVKLLAIEHGLPVYQPLNFKTEDAVAELRSLRPDVLVVAAYGLILPQSVLDIPRLGPVNVHASLLPRLRGAVPIQRAVMAGDAVTGVTIMRMEASLDTGPMLLQKAMGIDINDTAGDLHDQLADLGGRLLLTALGKLADGTAVAIPQDHDRATYAAKLTKADGLIDWNRPAAQVHAHIRGVTPWPGAYCTIQREGQKELRVALGPGRIGPLRSEAPESEGTAPGTPGTPGTPGTPGTIVGLVDEQLAIACADRLYLVDSIRPADRKPMDARAFLCGYLNACECDGGLAVCV; translated from the coding sequence ATGACCGGCCAACACGCCGGGCAGGACGGCATGCAGGACGGTAACGGCACCACCGAAGCCGGACAGGTGGCAACGCCCCCGGACGCGCCCCGCGCTCCGTTGCGCGTGGTGTTCATGGGCACGCCGGGCTTTGCCGCCGTGATCCTGCGCCACCTGCTGGAATGGGACGGCTGCGAGGTGATTGCCGCGTACACCCAGCCCGACCGCCCCTGCGGGCGCGGCCAGCAGTGCCGCCCGCCAGAGGTGAAGCTGCTGGCCATTGAACACGGCCTGCCGGTGTACCAGCCCCTGAATTTCAAGACCGAGGACGCCGTTGCGGAATTGCGCTCCTTGCGGCCCGACGTGCTGGTGGTGGCCGCCTACGGGCTTATCCTGCCGCAATCGGTACTGGACATTCCGCGCCTTGGCCCCGTCAACGTGCATGCTTCGCTGCTGCCGCGCCTGCGCGGCGCCGTGCCCATCCAGCGGGCCGTCATGGCTGGCGACGCCGTGACCGGGGTGACCATCATGCGCATGGAAGCCAGCCTGGATACCGGCCCCATGCTGCTGCAAAAAGCCATGGGCATCGACATCAACGACACCGCCGGCGACCTGCACGACCAACTGGCCGACCTTGGCGGCAGGCTGCTGCTGACGGCGCTCGGCAAGCTGGCCGACGGTACCGCCGTGGCCATTCCACAGGACCACGACCGGGCAACGTACGCTGCCAAACTGACCAAGGCCGATGGCCTCATCGACTGGAACCGCCCCGCCGCGCAGGTACACGCGCACATTCGCGGGGTAACCCCGTGGCCGGGCGCGTACTGCACCATCCAGCGTGAAGGCCAGAAGGAACTGCGCGTGGCCCTCGGCCCCGGCCGCATCGGCCCGTTGCGGTCGGAGGCCCCGGAATCCGAGGGCACCGCCCCCGGTACGCCCGGTACCCCCGGTACGCCCGGTACCCCCGGTACGATAGTCGGGCTGGTGGACGAACAACTGGCCATCGCCTGCGCCGACCGGCTGTACCTTGTTGATTCCATCCGCCCGGCAGACCGCAAGCCCATGGATGCCCGCGCCTTTCTGTGCGGCTACCTGAACGCCTGCGAGTGCGACGGCGGCCTTGCCGTGTGCGTATAG
- the def gene encoding peptide deformylase, translating to MIREVLQYPDPRLAVECEDITEITAEIRQLAADMAETMYRQDGIGLAAPQVGEHCRLIVVDVSGPEKREALMTFVNPRLELTGDKIDSEEGCLSVPGGYRATLTRSESVRLTARDLDGNEVCMDADGLLAVCLQHEVDHLKGTLFIDHISRLKRTLYDSRVKKMLKNAPRPMPTAAAKTRTGAR from the coding sequence ATGATCCGAGAAGTGCTGCAATATCCCGACCCGCGCCTTGCCGTCGAATGCGAGGACATCACCGAGATCACCGCCGAAATCCGCCAGCTTGCCGCCGACATGGCCGAAACCATGTACCGGCAGGACGGCATCGGCCTTGCCGCGCCCCAGGTGGGCGAGCACTGCCGCCTGATCGTGGTGGACGTGTCCGGCCCGGAAAAACGCGAGGCACTGATGACCTTCGTGAACCCCCGGCTGGAGCTGACCGGTGACAAGATCGACTCGGAAGAAGGCTGCCTGTCCGTGCCCGGCGGCTACCGTGCCACGCTCACCCGCAGTGAGTCCGTGCGCCTGACCGCGCGGGACCTGGACGGCAACGAGGTGTGCATGGACGCGGACGGCCTGCTGGCCGTGTGCCTGCAACACGAGGTGGACCACCTGAAGGGCACCCTGTTCATCGATCATATCAGCAGGTTGAAGCGCACCCTGTACGATTCGCGCGTCAAGAAGATGCTGAAGAACGCGCCCCGGCCCATGCCCACGGCAGCGGCCAAGACGCGCACGGGAGCGCGCTAG
- the aspS gene encoding aspartate--tRNA ligase, which translates to MSDQKLDVQQEHQQYIEPLGDWVRSHDCCTLTAADTGAEVCLMGWVQYRRDHGGLIFVDLRDRQGLTQIVFSPDVNPAAHERAHVIRSEYVLAIRGTVRPRPEGMTNPGMKTGEIEVYVSEWKLLNTSRTPAFVIEDRTEASENLRLQYRYLDLRRPRMANNFIVRHKAAQATRRYLDELGFLEIETPYLTKSTPEGARDFLVPSRLNQGQFYALPQSPQLFKQLLMMSGMERYYQIVRCFRDEDMRADRQLEFTQIDIEMSFVDEEQVMAMAEGLMARVFRDALDREIATPFPRMSYDDAMARYGVDKPDTRFGLELQDVTHIVRGSNFKLFATAELVKAMRVPGGESMTRKEIDEFTEFVKIYGAQGLAWIKIRPDEWQSPIAKFLSDTERAGLKDALGLETGDIVFFQAGAPGMVNAALGNLRVRLGEHLGLIDENAFNFLWVTDFPLFEYDEEEKRYVACHHPFTSPKDGHMDVMVENPAAARARAYDMVLNGYELGGGSIRNHTAEKQRRMFAALGFSPEEAEAQFGFLTQALEMGAPPHGGIAFGMDRLAMLLTGSSSIRDVIAFPKTQKATCLLTQAPDSVSARQLRDLGLRLRETGKDAAKDAAPTAPTAPTDAAQG; encoded by the coding sequence ATGAGCGATCAGAAACTTGACGTCCAACAGGAACACCAGCAGTACATCGAACCCCTGGGCGACTGGGTGCGCAGCCACGACTGCTGCACGCTGACCGCCGCCGACACCGGGGCCGAAGTCTGCCTGATGGGCTGGGTGCAGTACCGCCGCGACCACGGCGGCCTCATTTTCGTGGACCTGCGCGACCGCCAGGGCCTTACCCAGATCGTGTTCAGCCCCGACGTCAATCCCGCCGCGCATGAGCGCGCGCACGTCATCCGCTCTGAATACGTGCTGGCCATTCGCGGCACGGTGCGGCCCCGTCCCGAGGGCATGACCAACCCCGGCATGAAGACCGGCGAGATCGAGGTGTACGTTTCCGAATGGAAGCTGCTGAACACCTCCAGAACGCCCGCCTTCGTCATCGAGGACCGCACCGAGGCCAGCGAAAACCTGCGCCTGCAGTACCGCTACCTCGACCTGCGCCGCCCGCGCATGGCCAACAACTTCATCGTGCGCCACAAGGCCGCCCAGGCCACCCGCCGTTACCTGGACGAGCTGGGCTTTCTGGAAATCGAAACGCCCTACCTCACAAAGTCCACGCCGGAAGGCGCGCGCGACTTCCTGGTGCCCAGCCGCCTGAATCAGGGCCAGTTCTACGCCCTGCCGCAGTCGCCGCAGTTGTTCAAGCAGCTTCTGATGATGTCGGGCATGGAGCGCTACTACCAGATCGTCCGCTGCTTCCGCGACGAGGACATGCGCGCCGACCGTCAGTTGGAGTTCACCCAGATCGATATCGAGATGAGCTTCGTGGACGAGGAACAGGTGATGGCCATGGCCGAAGGCCTGATGGCCCGCGTGTTCCGCGATGCGCTGGACCGCGAGATCGCCACCCCCTTCCCGCGCATGAGCTATGACGACGCCATGGCCCGCTACGGCGTGGACAAGCCGGACACCCGCTTCGGGCTGGAGCTTCAGGACGTTACGCACATCGTGCGCGGCTCGAACTTCAAGCTGTTCGCCACGGCGGAACTGGTCAAGGCCATGCGCGTGCCCGGCGGCGAATCCATGACCCGCAAGGAGATCGACGAATTCACCGAGTTCGTGAAGATCTACGGCGCACAGGGCTTGGCCTGGATCAAGATCCGCCCCGACGAATGGCAGTCGCCCATCGCCAAGTTCCTGTCCGATACGGAACGCGCCGGGCTGAAGGACGCGCTGGGCCTTGAAACGGGCGACATCGTGTTCTTCCAGGCGGGCGCGCCGGGCATGGTCAACGCGGCGCTGGGCAACCTGCGCGTGCGCCTTGGCGAGCACCTCGGCCTCATCGACGAGAACGCCTTCAACTTCCTGTGGGTGACCGACTTCCCGCTGTTCGAATACGACGAGGAAGAAAAGCGCTACGTGGCCTGCCACCATCCGTTCACTTCGCCCAAGGACGGCCACATGGACGTCATGGTCGAAAACCCGGCGGCGGCCCGCGCCCGCGCCTACGACATGGTGCTGAACGGCTACGAGCTGGGCGGCGGCTCCATCCGCAACCATACGGCGGAAAAGCAGCGCCGCATGTTCGCCGCGCTCGGCTTCTCGCCCGAAGAAGCGGAAGCGCAGTTCGGCTTCCTGACCCAGGCGCTGGAAATGGGCGCCCCGCCGCACGGCGGCATCGCCTTCGGCATGGACCGTCTGGCCATGCTGCTGACCGGCTCGTCGTCCATCCGCGACGTCATCGCCTTCCCCAAGACCCAGAAGGCCACCTGCCTGCTTACCCAGGCCCCGGACAGCGTGTCCGCCCGCCAGTTGCGCGACCTGGGCCTGCGCCTGCGCGAAACGGGCAAGGATGCCGCCAAGGACGCGGCTCCCACGGCTCCCACGGCTCCCACGGACGCCGCGCAAGGCTAG
- the hisS gene encoding histidine--tRNA ligase: MSTNNSDKTAQKVTGDKVGTIKGFADMFSPDSDVFTFMENTAREVFGRYGYAELRTPLLERTELFCRSIGTETDVVQKEMYTFPDRKGRSLTLRPEATAGVMRAFIDAGRHAQEPVSKLFTTGPMFRYERPQKGRMRQFHQINCECLGPQEPQADAELVLMLMTFLRALGLTDLSLQVNSLGCRECRPVYRAALRDFLDSIDREALCEDCRRRIDTNPLRVLDCKVPTCRELTADAPRIIDHNCPECRSHFDTVLRVFDAARLDYVLTPRLVRGLDYYNRTTFEVVSGSIGAQSSVAGGGRYDGLVAQLGGPDVPGVGFACGMERLALMLPALEKKRPDFYIAVLDPAAADAAMLLAQELRAAGKAGEVSFAARGIKGQMRQAGRTGARKTLLLGGDEMANGTVVIKDMDSGEQNSVPQGEAVNHV, from the coding sequence ATGAGCACCAACAATTCCGACAAGACCGCACAAAAGGTTACGGGCGACAAGGTGGGCACCATCAAGGGGTTTGCCGACATGTTCAGCCCCGACAGCGACGTGTTCACCTTCATGGAGAACACCGCGCGCGAGGTGTTCGGCCGCTACGGCTACGCCGAGCTGCGCACCCCGCTGCTGGAGCGCACCGAACTGTTCTGCCGCTCCATCGGCACCGAGACCGACGTGGTGCAGAAGGAAATGTACACCTTCCCCGACCGCAAGGGCCGTTCGCTGACCCTGCGTCCGGAAGCCACGGCGGGCGTCATGCGCGCCTTCATCGATGCGGGCCGCCATGCGCAGGAGCCGGTTTCCAAGCTGTTCACCACCGGCCCCATGTTCCGCTACGAGCGCCCGCAAAAGGGCCGCATGCGCCAGTTCCACCAGATCAACTGCGAATGCCTTGGCCCGCAGGAACCGCAGGCCGACGCCGAACTGGTGCTGATGCTCATGACCTTCCTGCGCGCGCTGGGCCTGACCGACCTTTCGTTGCAGGTGAACTCGCTGGGCTGCCGCGAATGCCGCCCGGTGTACCGGGCCGCGCTGCGCGACTTTCTGGATTCCATCGACCGCGAAGCCCTGTGCGAGGACTGCCGCCGCCGCATCGACACCAACCCGCTGCGGGTGCTGGACTGCAAGGTGCCCACCTGCCGCGAGCTGACTGCCGACGCCCCGCGCATCATCGACCACAACTGTCCGGAATGCCGCAGCCACTTCGATACGGTGCTGCGCGTGTTCGATGCCGCGCGGCTGGACTACGTGCTCACCCCGCGCCTGGTGCGCGGGCTGGACTATTACAACCGCACCACCTTCGAGGTGGTGTCCGGCTCCATCGGCGCGCAGTCGTCGGTGGCGGGCGGCGGGCGGTATGACGGCCTCGTGGCGCAACTTGGCGGCCCGGACGTGCCCGGCGTGGGCTTTGCCTGCGGCATGGAACGCCTGGCCCTGATGCTGCCCGCGCTGGAAAAGAAGCGGCCCGATTTCTACATTGCCGTGCTGGACCCTGCGGCCGCGGACGCGGCCATGTTGCTGGCGCAGGAACTGCGCGCGGCGGGCAAGGCGGGCGAGGTGTCCTTTGCCGCGCGCGGCATCAAGGGCCAGATGCGCCAGGCCGGTCGTACCGGCGCGCGCAAGACCCTGCTGCTGGGCGGCGACGAGATGGCCAACGGCACCGTGGTCATCAAGGACATGGACAGCGGCGAACAGAACAGCGTGCCGCAGGGTGAGGCCGTGAACCACGTCTAG
- a CDS encoding class I SAM-dependent methyltransferase, with protein MNQRWDADTVRSYMQWLETPMGAFAVRHEQRLLHHLVSGWPRRGHTLLEVGCGPGVFLESFWGAGFDVTGLDSSEAMLEAARERLNCRADFHLGVADHLPFDDDAFDYVALLTSLEFMPDPAAALAEAFRVASRGVLVGFLNRISPYYPTHGLPVPGLRSSLLRQARWFSVPSMYTLVRGTGVACSITMRSVLHGPACTWRESRLFEMLNGWISLSPFGAYVAMRMDFGQRMPVTPLMLRTGKAAVSRLAPGRQPATDGFSCRRKHGE; from the coding sequence ATGAACCAACGGTGGGACGCGGACACGGTGCGGAGCTACATGCAGTGGCTGGAAACGCCCATGGGCGCGTTTGCGGTACGGCACGAGCAGCGGCTGCTGCACCATCTGGTGTCGGGCTGGCCCCGGCGCGGGCACACCCTGCTGGAGGTGGGCTGCGGTCCTGGGGTATTTCTGGAATCGTTCTGGGGGGCGGGGTTCGACGTCACGGGGCTGGACAGCAGCGAGGCCATGCTGGAGGCTGCGCGCGAGCGCCTGAACTGCCGGGCGGACTTTCACCTTGGCGTGGCGGACCACCTGCCCTTTGACGACGACGCCTTCGACTACGTGGCCCTGCTGACCAGCCTGGAATTCATGCCCGACCCTGCGGCGGCGCTGGCGGAGGCATTCCGGGTGGCCTCGCGCGGGGTGCTGGTGGGATTCCTGAACCGCATTTCGCCCTACTACCCCACGCACGGCCTGCCGGTGCCGGGGCTGCGCAGCTCCCTGCTGCGGCAGGCCCGCTGGTTCAGCGTGCCCTCCATGTACACGCTGGTGCGCGGCACCGGGGTGGCCTGCTCCATCACCATGCGCTCGGTGCTGCACGGCCCGGCCTGCACCTGGCGCGAATCGCGCCTGTTCGAGATGCTCAACGGCTGGATCAGCCTTTCGCCATTCGGCGCGTACGTGGCCATGCGCATGGATTTCGGTCAACGCATGCCGGTTACCCCGCTGATGCTGCGCACGGGCAAGGCCGCCGTCTCCCGCCTGGCGCCCGGTCGCCAGCCCGCCACGGACGGCTTTTCCTGCCGCCGCAAGCACGGGGAATAG
- the metE gene encoding 5-methyltetrahydropteroyltriglutamate--homocysteine S-methyltransferase, translating to MRTHILGFPRIGGNRELKKAVEDYWKGAATRQQLEDAARAIRLRNWTLQRDAGIDVAPVGDFALYDHILDAALLLGVVPSRFRDGDAPRDIDLMFRMARGQGGDHPVAPLEMTKWFDTNYHYLVPELDADTTFAADAAPLLAQIDEAQAAGFTPKAVLPGPMTFLWLSKRVDGGTRWSLLPALLDAYGALLRQVAARCPMIQLDEPIVSLDLPDDIRSRFVPAYARLRMAAPDATLLLASYFAPVGDNLATALSLPVDVLHLDLVRGPEDLAPALDILTRTAARQPADSGLPQSVAQSGIALSLGVINGRNVWRADADKAAAPVRAAVAALGPDRVWVAPSCSLLHTPVDLDAETGLDPEVAQWLAFARQKCAEVRLVADMCDLNGRADAPETAAALARNRAALAARAASPAIHDPAVAVRTGTVTPEMGWRATPYTARIAAQRAALRLPVLPTTTIGSFPQTADIRAQRRKLRTGQITEAQYDAAMREAIAVAIREQEALGLDVLVHGEPERNDMVEYFGEQLRGFCITANGWVQSYGTRCVKPPLLYGDVSRPGPMTVRWITHAQSLTDKPVKGMLTGPVTIACWSFVRDDVSRATVFRQLALAIRDEVADLEAAGIGVIQIDEPALREGLPLRRAAHAAYLDAAVGAFRLASSGVQDATQIHTHMCYCDFHDIIDHVAALDADVISLEASRSRMELLDVFATHAYPNEVGPGVYDIHSPRVPSIDEMETLLRAATRVLPLDRLWANPDCGLKTRDWPETRASLAHLVAAAARVRGSA from the coding sequence ATGCGTACTCACATCCTTGGTTTTCCGCGCATCGGCGGCAACCGTGAACTGAAAAAAGCCGTCGAGGACTACTGGAAAGGCGCTGCCACGCGGCAGCAACTGGAGGACGCCGCGCGCGCCATCCGCCTGCGCAACTGGACCCTCCAGCGCGATGCGGGCATCGACGTCGCGCCCGTGGGCGACTTTGCCCTGTACGACCACATTCTGGACGCCGCCCTGCTGCTGGGCGTGGTGCCCTCGCGCTTTCGCGACGGAGATGCCCCGCGCGACATCGACCTGATGTTCCGCATGGCGCGCGGCCAGGGCGGCGACCACCCCGTGGCCCCGCTGGAAATGACCAAGTGGTTCGACACCAACTACCATTACCTGGTTCCGGAACTGGACGCAGACACCACCTTTGCGGCCGATGCCGCCCCCCTGCTGGCCCAGATCGACGAGGCGCAGGCCGCAGGCTTCACCCCCAAGGCGGTGCTGCCCGGCCCCATGACCTTCCTGTGGCTGTCCAAGCGCGTGGACGGCGGCACCCGCTGGTCGCTGCTGCCCGCCCTGCTCGACGCCTACGGCGCGCTGCTGCGGCAGGTGGCCGCCCGTTGCCCGATGATCCAGTTGGACGAACCCATCGTGTCGCTGGATCTGCCGGACGACATCCGCTCGCGCTTCGTGCCCGCCTACGCCCGGTTGCGCATGGCCGCGCCGGACGCCACCCTGCTGCTGGCCAGCTACTTCGCCCCGGTGGGCGACAATCTGGCAACGGCACTGTCCCTCCCTGTGGACGTGCTGCATCTGGATCTGGTGCGCGGGCCGGAAGACCTGGCCCCGGCGCTGGACATCCTGACCCGCACCGCAGCACGGCAGCCCGCCGACTCCGGCCTGCCTCAATCCGTGGCGCAATCCGGCATTGCGCTTTCCCTTGGCGTCATCAATGGCCGCAACGTGTGGCGTGCGGACGCGGACAAGGCCGCCGCGCCGGTGCGCGCCGCTGTGGCCGCCCTTGGCCCGGACCGGGTGTGGGTGGCCCCTTCCTGCTCGCTGCTGCACACCCCCGTGGACCTTGACGCGGAAACCGGGCTGGACCCGGAAGTGGCACAGTGGCTGGCCTTTGCCAGACAGAAATGCGCCGAGGTGCGTCTGGTGGCCGACATGTGCGACCTGAATGGCCGCGCCGACGCGCCGGAAACCGCCGCCGCCCTTGCCCGCAACCGGGCCGCGCTGGCAGCCCGCGCCGCAAGCCCGGCCATCCACGACCCCGCCGTTGCGGTCCGCACGGGTACCGTCACCCCAGAAATGGGCTGGCGCGCCACGCCCTACACCGCCCGCATCGCCGCCCAGCGCGCCGCGTTGCGTCTGCCCGTGCTGCCCACCACCACCATCGGCTCGTTCCCCCAGACCGCCGACATCCGCGCGCAGCGCCGCAAGCTGCGCACCGGCCAGATCACCGAAGCCCAGTACGATGCCGCCATGCGCGAGGCCATTGCCGTCGCCATCCGCGAGCAGGAAGCCCTGGGGCTGGACGTACTGGTGCATGGCGAGCCGGAACGCAACGACATGGTGGAATACTTCGGCGAGCAATTGCGCGGGTTCTGCATCACCGCCAACGGCTGGGTGCAGAGCTACGGCACCCGCTGCGTCAAGCCGCCCCTGCTCTACGGCGACGTCTCGCGTCCCGGCCCCATGACCGTGCGCTGGATCACCCATGCCCAGTCGCTTACCGACAAACCGGTCAAGGGCATGCTCACCGGCCCGGTCACCATCGCCTGCTGGAGCTTCGTGCGCGACGACGTGTCCCGCGCCACCGTATTCCGCCAGCTCGCCCTCGCCATACGCGACGAGGTGGCCGACCTCGAGGCTGCCGGCATCGGCGTCATCCAGATCGACGAACCGGCCCTGCGCGAGGGCCTGCCCCTGCGCCGCGCCGCCCACGCCGCCTATCTCGACGCCGCCGTGGGCGCGTTCCGCCTGGCTTCGTCCGGCGTGCAGGACGCCACCCAGATCCATACCCACATGTGCTACTGCGACTTCCACGACATCATCGACCACGTGGCCGCCCTGGACGCCGATGTCATCAGCCTGGAAGCCAGCCGCAGCCGCATGGAACTGCTGGATGTCTTCGCCACCCACGCCTACCCCAATGAGGTCGGGCCCGGCGTGTACGACATCCACAGCCCGCGCGTGCCCTCCATAGACGAAATGGAAACCCTGCTCCGCGCGGCCACCCGCGTCCTGCCCCTGGACCGCCTGTGGGCCAACCCCGACTGCGGCCTGAAAACCCGCGACTGGCCAGAAACCCGCGCCAGCCTCGCCCACCTCGTGGCCGCTGCCGCACGGGTGCGGGGCAGCGCGTAG